The Aspergillus oryzae RIB40 DNA, chromosome 5 genome segment GTTGATTTGGTCTGCAGCGCTTCAAAATGAGTCGAAAAAATCGTAACCCGCTCTCGAATCCACTGCATTATGCGACACCGCAAGCACAGGTAGGACCGCCTGCCACATACTCCTCCGCCCAGCGCTTGTTGAAGGGATATGACTACGGTAAGctgagaagagagagaaaaattgCTCAACACTAACCTGTGGCCCAGTGATCATTGGAGCGGGCGCGGCTGGCTCCGTGTTGGCCAGCAAGCTCTCCGAAGACCCGAATGTCTCGGTCCTCCTGCTTGAAGCTGGTGGAGATAATACCGGCGTCACGGAGAGCAAAATGCCCTTGGGTTTCGGAAAGCTCCTCCACACCGAACATGACTGGAATTATTATACCGTTGAGCAGCCTGGCCTTGCGTCGCGTCGTCTGTACTGGCCTCGAGGTCGCTTGATCGGTGGTAGCACATCGATTAACGCGATGATGTACCATCATTGCTCAAAGTCCGACTTTGATGAGTGGGCGTCTCATTATGGATGCCAGGGCTGGAGCTATGATGACCTGGCGCCATATTTCAAGCGTATGGAGCGCTTTactccaaatccaaaccgtCCACGCATTGACCTGCAGCATCGGGGCAATGCGGGCGAGTGGCAGACCGGGTATTCGTGGCTCACTGAGATAGGCGAAAAGGGGTTTTTACCTGCCTGCTACGATGTCGGAATCCCAGCAGTCGAGGATATCAACACGCCGGGGGGGACTCTGGGTGCGACTCGATTCCAGACCTTCATTGATTCCAACGGACAGCGATCGTCCTTGGCGACGGCATACTTGACACCGGAAGTCAGGAAGCGGCCGAACCTCTTCATCGCATGCCATGCTCATGTTACCAAGCTTCTTTTTGACCGGCTCAGTGGTGATGAGCCGACTGCAATGGGAGCGGAGTTTCAGAAGCAGCGAGAAGGAGAGCTCTTTGAAGTCCATGCACGCAGAGAGGTTATCCTCAGCGGCGGGGCGGTTAACACGCCGCAGCTGTTGCTTTTGAGTGGTATTGGCCCTAGGGATGAACTGGAAAAGCATGGTATCCCCGTTGTCCGTGCCAACGATGCCGTAGGGAAAAACCTCAAAGATCACTTGGTGACAACTACCGTGATGTGCAAGGCGAAGGCGGGCACCACCCTCGACTATCTTGGCAGCCCTCTGAGGGCTTTCCCGTCCTTGGCTCGATGGATGCTTCTGGGAGGAGGTCCCCTGACCAACAATGTGGGCGAAACAGCAGCATTCATTCGATCATGGGAGCACCACCCGTTCCCAGGATCGTCGTCGGAGCGCAACCCCCCGAAGGATTATACCTCGGGTTCAATTGGGCCAGATGTGGAGATCATTGGCGCACCAACCGGGTTCATCCATCATGGTGAAGAGCCACCCATGGATGGAGCCAGTGTATTCACCCTCGCCCCGATCAGTCTGCGTCCGCAAAGCAAGGGAACAATCACCCTTAAGAGCAGGGACCCCTTTGACCATCGTAAGCATAACTCCCTTCCTCcgaaatagaaatagaaaggaaactgACACTCCACCTTTGCTAACAGCCATAATTGATCCCAAGTACTTCAGTGACGAAGAGGGTAATGACCGCGCTGTTCTCTTGGCAGGGGTGCGCGTCTGCCTCCGGATCATGCGCAGCCCTGTGTTTCAGAAATATCTCGAGCGCGTGCCAGTTAATGACGACCCCTGGTCATACTGGTGGCCATACTCCAGCAGCGACATTGATCGCATCACAGATGACCAACTTCTTCGCTGGATGGATGAAAAGGCCTTTACACTGTACCACCCCGTCGGCAGCGCACGGATGGGGACCTCTCCGGAGAACAGCGTGGTCGATGTACAGTGCCGAGTACATGGTGTCAAACGCCTGCGGGTGATGGATGCCAGTGTGTTCCCGGAGCAAATCAGTGGGCATCCCACTGCACCTATTGGGGCTATGGCCTACAAGCTCAGTGATATGATCAAGCAGGACTCTGCCACAGCGGGGCCCCCTCATGCACGCTTGTGATGGCCCTAGAGCTGCAGTATACGTTGATCGATGCTGTCAGTGGTGCAGAACTGCCTAACAATGTTTAAATTGTGTCAATAACATGTCATATTCCGCCGAGTTTCCGGAGGACAAGTAATTGTTCCAAGCTGTGCTCGTAACACCTATAGTATATTTCCATCGCAGGTTGTCTTGCTATATCTCGTTTGTATACCATTCAACATAAAGTGACAAGTTGGACAACGTGGCCCATATATACCCGACACGTGGTGGCAGGGTAGCCTTGTTTATAATGTAGTCATATCCGTGACTCCGGGAGCTTTGGACCATTTCCCTTAAACGGCAGCTGGCCATCTATTTATCTGTAATATCCCTTGCGGAATGTGACCAATAATGAAATCAGTTATGCCGCCTGAGAGTGAAACCGAGCCAGTCACTTGCATTACTCCTTAGTCTCCGGATAGTGGCTGATATATTGACTCCACCTTGCCGCAGCCCAGGTAATTCCAGCCGAGCGGATGCAACCCAGCAGTGGTTAAAGAATAGCTTGGCTGCACAAATCCCCACCTCCAATACGAGCAATAACCTGATTTCGAAGGTAGCTCGGTGCCACCTTTCTGTTATTGTTGTGTGAACATACGATGTGACTTCAGAATACAAAAACCCCAGAAAGCCCCACTTGTGTGCCCAGGACACAGATTAAGACCAAGACGACCCTCCTTTTGCTATTCAAGATGCGTTTTCAATCGCTAGCAGCAGCTATACTACTCAGCCTAAGCATCACAATACACGCCACCCAA includes the following:
- a CDS encoding GMC family oxidoreductase (choline dehydrogenase and related flavoproteins), with product MSRKNRNPLSNPLHYATPQAQVGPPATYSSAQRLLKGYDYVIIGAGAAGSVLASKLSEDPNVSVLLLEAGGDNTGVTESKMPLGFGKLLHTEHDWNYYTVEQPGLASRRLYWPRGRLIGGSTSINAMMYHHCSKSDFDEWASHYGCQGWSYDDLAPYFKRMERFTPNPNRPRIDLQHRGNAGEWQTGYSWLTEIGEKGFLPACYDVGIPAVEDINTPGGTLGATRFQTFIDSNGQRSSLATAYLTPEVRKRPNLFIACHAHVTKLLFDRLSGDEPTAMGAEFQKQREGELFEVHARREVILSGGAVNTPQLLLLSGIGPRDELEKHGIPVVRANDAVGKNLKDHLVTTTVMCKAKAGTTLDYLGSPLRAFPSLARWMLLGGGPLTNNVGETAAFIRSWEHHPFPGSSSERNPPKDYTSGSIGPDVEIIGAPTGFIHHGEEPPMDGASVFTLAPISLRPQSKGTITLKSRDPFDHPIIDPKYFSDEEGNDRAVLLAGVRVCLRIMRSPVFQKYLERVPVNDDPWSYWWPYSSSDIDRITDDQLLRWMDEKAFTLYHPVGSARMGTSPENSVVDVQCRVHGVKRLRVMDASVFPEQISGHPTAPIGAMAYKLSDMIKQDSATAGPPHARL